TTTGACCTCAGGTGTTTACTGGCAATTTTATGTGGCACATCTTCCCAATTCTTTTAGGTCTTTTAATGTATGTGACCTTGTGTAAATGCTCACTGGTGGCACAACATTCCTATAAATCAAAATTATCCACAAGCTGTACAAAAAACTTTTCCctcttaaaaattagaaataaagatgCTAAGAAAGATTTAGAAATGGCCTTGTATCTAAATTTGGAATGGACTTTCTTTTCAAAAACGTGTCttgatttagaatttttattttcaatctatcAGTGAGTAATTTATATGCATCCCTTTGTTCTAGGCATTTTAACAGGTTTTATAGGAATCATAGGAATAATAACTGGGCTCTTTCCTGTatcctttcaatttttaaaacatttctttcctttgcctggaatattctttccttctcctgccctctgAAATCAGGAGCTTTAGACAGCTCTATTTTTACCTTCTTTTAGAAATCTTCTCCAATTTCCTCAGACAGAACTGGGGATCTTATAAGTTTTTAAGACAGCTGTGGTCTTATAGTAGCAATCTGgacttttcatttattcaacgaAAGTCAccattattaaaaaattacatattgcTTGCCTgccatgtaccaggcactgctCCAAGCCTAAGGGGGGATTAATTAAGAAGACAGAGCAACTCCTCAGTCTGATGGAGGTTACATTGGAGttccaacaaacaaacaataaacacaTTTATAACATCACACCTTATACCTACAAGAAGTAAAGCAGGGGTAGGCTGTAGACTCAGAAAGATCAGGGATGGGGCTTCATGAAgtaaagttttttgtttatttgtttgttgtttgtttttgagacagaatttcacttttgttgcccaggctggagtgcaatggcaggatctcagctcactacaacctccacctctcaggttcaagcaattctcctgcctcaacctccctagttggtgggattactggcacccgccaccacacctggctaattttttgtatttctagcagagaccaggatttcaccatgttggctaggctggtctcgaactcctgatctcagatgatacACCCActtccgtctcccaaagtgctgggattacaggtatgaaccaccgtgcctggccaaagtaAAGTTTAAACAGACACCTCTGTCACCCTCTAGGAAAGATTGTCccaggaagaggaaagaacaaaTTCGGAGTGTCTAAGGTGAACTGTACATGGCTTGTTCAAGGAACAGCAAGAGGCCAGCAAGGCTGGAGCTTAAGGAGTGAAGGGAAATGTGGAAGGAGAGTGTCTGGGGAGTGAATCTGGGGTCAGTCATGCAGGATCCTGTAGAACACGGTTAGCACTTTGGATTTTCTCGTCAACCATCAGATGGTATCAAGCAGGGGAGTGACATGATCTAACTTACATGGTAAAAGCATCCATATGGCCGTTCTGGCTGCTACATTTAGCATTGCTGCCTCTCCTTCAACTTTACTTACTctcttatattatttttgtaaaattttttctCCCTGTGTATAATATAAAACAATGATGCTATATGAAGTAGAAAtctataggaatttttttttttttttttggttttttgggttttttttggttttgtttttgcagatGGAATGTctctatgtttctcaggctggtctcaaactcttggctcaagtgatcctcacacctcagcttctcaagtagctgggattacagacaagcaCCACCAAATGAAGTAGAAATCTAAAAACATAAGCAGAAACCCTCTAAGAGGCAGAGAAGAGTTAGAAGAGTTTCTTTTGGCAGTAGGCAACATAAACATTATAATTCAAAAGGGCCCAGAGTAATGGCCCAAAGGAATTCACAGATTCTTCATTAAAAACCCTGAATGCCAATGGTGATGAGGCCTTTGGAAATGCAACTCCATTTGTACTAAGCATAATCTCTAACTggattaaaataatcatttaccACCTGACCAATGAAGGGAAGAGTAAATCTTCTTTAGAGGACTGTATTATCTGAAgactttacaattttaaaatatatattagtgGCATTCAAAAAAATGCTATTTAGTCTGAAAGATAGGATTACATAACCTTTAGCTGAGGACAAAAACAGATAATACAAACAGACCCATGGACCAACCAAATGTGGAGGTTAGCTGGCCAAAACATTAAAATACTTGTGCTTAATGTGctcataaaaatgataaacaaaattagtaaaaaaaaaaaaaaaaaaaggaaaattaatcaAATGAGAAttgtaatctttaaaaataaccaggcgggcgcgggcgcgggcgcgggctgCAGCGGGCGCGGGCTACAACGGGCTGGCGGCTCCTGGGGCCCAGCCCGGCCCTGGGTTCTCGGGCGGGCAGGAGCTGGGGGACTGGCCCCAGGAAGGGGGCGCGCGGGGCCGAcaggggcgggccgggggcggggctaGCGCTGGAGCACGTCCCCCGGCGGCGGGCCGCTGAAGCGGTGCAGAAGCGGATCGTAACGGGTGGCTGCTGCTGTGAGGCGGTTGTGGAAGGTGTGAGAAGGCTGTGCGAGTTTCGTGAGTGCTCACAGCTCATCCCTGTGGCTGTGTCTCCGTGGCCACAGCTGATTGGCGTCGCCTTGAAATCCCAGGCCGTGAGGAGTGAGCGAGCCCTGCTCACGCTCGGCGCTGTTGTTTTCAGTGGGTGTGCCCTGCACCTGCGTCTTTCCCCCATTCTCATTAATAAAGGTATCCATGGAGAACACTGAAAACTCAGTGGATTCAAAATCCATTAAAAGTTTGGAACCAAAAATCATACATGGAAGCAAATCAGTGGACTCTGGAATATCCCTGGACAACAGTTATAAAATGGATTATCCTGAGATGGGTTTAtgtataataattaataataagaaTTTTCGTAAAAGCACTGGAATGGCATCTCGGTCTGGTACAGATGTTGATGCAGCAAACCTCAGGGAAACATTCATAAACTTGAAATATGAAGTCAGGAATAAAAACGATCTTACACGTGAAGAAATTGTGGAATTGATGCGTAATGTTTCTAAAGAAGATCACAGCAAAAGGAGCAGTTTTGTTTGTGTGCTTCTGAGCCATGGTGAAGAAGGAATAATTTTTGGAACAAATGGACCTCTTGACctgaaaaaaattacaagctTTTTCAGAGGGGATTGTTGTAGAAGTCTAACTGGAAAACCCAAACTTTTCATTATTCAGGCCTGCCATGGCACAGAACTGGACTGTGGCATTGAGACAGACAGTGGTGTTGAGGATGACATGGCGTGTCATAAAATCCCAGTGGAGGCCGACTTCTTGTATGCATACTCCACAGCACCTGGTTATTATTCTTGGCGAAATTCAAAGGATGGCTCCTGGTTCATCCAGTCGCTTTGTGCCATGCTGAAACAGTACGCCGACAAGCTTGAATTTATGCACATTCTTACCCGGGTTAACCGAAAGGTGGCAACAGAATTTGAGTCCTTTTCCCTTGATGCTACTTTTCATGCAAAGAAACAGATTCCATGTATTGTTTCCATGCTCACAAAAGAACTGTATTTTTATCACTAAAGAAATGGTTGGTTGGtggtttttttcagtttgtatgcCAAGTGAGAAGACGGTATATTTGGTACTTATTTCCCTCTCATTTTGACCTAGTCTCATACTGCAGAGGGTACTTTAAGTCATACTCCTTCCATCAGGTGGAACCACTGTGAAGCTACCTCAAACTTAGAGCCAGGTAGTTGCAATTGAATTAaattaggaataaataaaaatggatactGGTGCAGTCATTATGAGAGGCAGTGATTGTTAATTTACAGCTTTCATGATTAGCAAGTTGCAGTGATGCTGTGCTATGAATTTTCAAGTAATCGTGAAAAAGTTAAACATTGAAGTAATGAGTTTTTATGATATTCCCCCCACTTAAGACTGTGTATTCTAGTTTTGTCAAACTATAGAAATGATGATGTGGAAGAACTTAGGCGTCTATGGGCATGGTCAAAGGCTCAAACCTTTTGTTTAGTATTGATATACAAAGGTGACCTAACTGCATTTTTAGACCATTTATCTGGGATTATGGTTTTGCGATGTCTGTCCTGAACACTTTTgttgtaaaaaaataataataataatgtttaatattaagAAAGAAACTAAGTATTTTATGTGAGAGGAAGTGTGAACAAACTTGACTCTTTTAAGACTAAAACATAACACTCCTAGAGGATGGAGTTTTAACTGTAAGGTGCTACAGTGCAGCTGATCTACCAGCAAAAATACCTTCTGATTTGTCCCTATGCAGATCAGGTGAGCTCCACATACCAGCAGTCTATCTGAAGAGCTGTGATATAAAAAGCCCAAACTGTTGATTATTAGCCAGGTAATGTGAGTA
The nucleotide sequence above comes from Macaca nemestrina isolate mMacNem1 chromosome 4, mMacNem.hap1, whole genome shotgun sequence. Encoded proteins:
- the LOC105492342 gene encoding caspase-3-like isoform X1, whose amino-acid sequence is MENTENSVDSKSIKSLEPKIIHGSKSVDSGISLDNSYKMDYPEMGLCIIINNKNFRKSTGMASRSGTDVDAANLRETFINLKYEVRNKNDLTREEIVELMRNVSKEDHSKRSSFVCVLLSHGEEGIIFGTNGPLDLKKITSFFRGDCCRSLTGKPKLFIIQACHGTELDCGIETDSGVEDDMACHKIPVEADFLYAYSTAPGYYSWRNSKDGSWFIQSLCAMLKQYADKLEFMHILTRVNRKVATEFESFSLDATFHAKKQIPCIVSMLTKELYFYH
- the LOC105492342 gene encoding caspase-3-like isoform X2, producing the protein MENTENSVDSKSIKSLEPKIIHGSKSVDSGISLDNSYKMDYPEMGLCIIINNKNFRKSTGMASRSGTDVDAANLRETFINLKYEVRNKNDLTREEIVELMRNVSKEDHSKRSSFVCVLLSHGEEGIIFGTNGPLDLKKITSFFRGDCCRSLTGKPKLFIIQHLVIILGEIQRMAPGSSSRFVPC